A portion of the Bdellovibrionales bacterium genome contains these proteins:
- a CDS encoding response regulator transcription factor: MDLEFLTSARINLNLSSEQMLRDKTSRTISLLLEIGNRRNTNEVSSHRILIVEDETKLLNHLARTVADEGFSAFTCASFAELENILKNPVKRFDVVVLDRLLHGRDSAELLTRIKELLPEIKIMILSAISSGSEKAALLDLGADDYLAKPFSSEELAARIRVLLRRSLPELKFGNVILNTDKRTAKVNDKEMSLQNMEFTLLRTLIRTPGKVFNKIFLYEHVWEMSTEVESNAVEATVNKLRRRLEEHGANVTIKSMRNKGYWIEE, encoded by the coding sequence ATGGATTTAGAATTTCTCACAAGTGCGAGGATAAATTTAAATTTATCCTCAGAGCAGATGCTTAGAGACAAAACCTCTCGTACAATTTCTCTGTTGCTAGAAATCGGTAATAGAAGGAACACCAACGAAGTGTCGTCGCATCGTATTCTTATTGTTGAAGATGAAACCAAACTACTCAATCACTTGGCTAGAACAGTCGCTGACGAAGGCTTTTCAGCTTTCACATGTGCATCATTCGCTGAACTGGAAAATATTCTGAAGAATCCCGTCAAACGTTTTGATGTCGTTGTCTTAGATCGTCTTCTTCATGGCAGAGATTCAGCAGAACTGCTCACCCGTATAAAAGAACTTCTACCAGAAATAAAAATCATGATTTTGTCTGCAATTAGCTCCGGATCAGAAAAAGCAGCTCTGCTGGATCTTGGAGCCGATGACTACTTAGCAAAACCTTTCAGCAGCGAGGAGCTTGCTGCGCGTATCCGTGTCCTGCTTAGAAGAAGTCTTCCAGAATTGAAATTTGGAAATGTCATTCTTAACACCGATAAAAGAACTGCAAAGGTCAACGATAAGGAAATGTCTTTGCAGAATATGGAATTCACACTTCTGCGGACACTGATTCGAACGCCGGGCAAGGTATTCAATAAAATCTTCCTCTATGAACACGTTTGGGAAATGAGTACCGAGGTTGAAAGCAATGCCGTTGAAGCAACCGTAAATAAGCTTAGGCGTCGTTTGGAAGAACATGGAGCAAACGTAACGATCAAAAGTATGCGCAACAAGGGATATTGGATTGAGGAATAG
- a CDS encoding YbdK family carboxylate-amine ligase: MSLRFEHSAPLTLGAELEFQLLNRETLDLSSSSIQVLERLSGNNAIKAEIYQSMIEIMTGVCENAHQVGQELRTTLSKLYNVCDSLNLRIASAGTHPFATYEDGIVFPEARYRKLLEKHQWMAKRLLIFGLHVHVGMRSGDHAIQVANGLLLYLPLFLALSSSSPFCNREDTQLASSRTTFFEALPTGGQPCTFEDWSDFRSTYARLLQSGSIGCPKDLWWDIRPSPGFGTIEIRICDSPATICEAEAIVALVHLLCQKIDQEISLGQSHRPPLLWLLRENKWRAMRKGSRAEIIVAENGSTRTIKEFLERILEDLAPLIEANKYNSQMDLLKNVVAKGSSADRQRQLYQLNSNFCFVLSSLIDELQTDIPNWAYNMKHKNKLNIKKGGSECA; this comes from the coding sequence TTGTCTTTGCGTTTTGAACACTCAGCCCCGCTGACCCTTGGGGCTGAACTTGAATTTCAATTATTAAATCGAGAGACTCTTGATCTGAGTTCTTCTTCAATTCAAGTGCTTGAGCGCTTGTCGGGGAATAATGCGATCAAGGCTGAGATTTACCAGAGCATGATTGAGATTATGACGGGTGTTTGCGAAAACGCGCATCAGGTTGGCCAGGAGTTGCGTACGACATTGTCCAAACTCTATAATGTGTGTGATTCTTTAAATTTAAGAATCGCTTCTGCTGGCACTCATCCTTTTGCCACATATGAAGATGGCATAGTTTTTCCCGAAGCTCGATATAGGAAGTTGCTAGAAAAACATCAATGGATGGCAAAGCGGTTACTTATTTTTGGGCTGCACGTCCACGTGGGGATGCGTAGTGGTGATCACGCTATCCAGGTTGCCAACGGATTACTTCTTTATTTGCCGTTGTTCCTTGCATTGTCATCAAGCTCGCCATTCTGTAACCGCGAAGACACTCAACTTGCATCATCACGTACTACGTTTTTTGAGGCGCTACCGACTGGAGGACAGCCATGCACTTTTGAAGATTGGTCCGACTTTCGATCTACCTATGCGCGATTGCTGCAATCGGGTTCAATTGGTTGCCCTAAAGATCTATGGTGGGACATTAGACCTAGTCCTGGGTTTGGTACAATTGAAATTAGAATTTGTGACTCGCCAGCTACGATCTGTGAAGCAGAAGCAATTGTCGCCCTAGTTCACCTTCTTTGTCAGAAAATCGATCAGGAGATTTCTTTAGGTCAATCCCATCGCCCGCCACTGCTGTGGCTTTTGCGCGAGAACAAATGGCGAGCCATGCGCAAAGGTAGTCGGGCTGAGATCATTGTCGCAGAGAACGGAAGCACGAGAACGATCAAGGAATTTTTAGAGCGAATCCTTGAAGACCTTGCCCCCCTCATTGAAGCTAACAAATACAATTCTCAAATGGATCTTCTGAAGAATGTTGTAGCGAAAGGTTCCAGTGCCGATCGGCAACGTCAACTCTATCAGTTAAATTCCAATTTCTGTTTCGTCTTAAGCTCTCTAATTGATGAACTCCAAACCGATATTCCAAACTGGGCATACAACATGAAACACAAAAATAAATTAAACATAAAAAAGGGAGGATCAGAATGCGCATAA
- a CDS encoding HAMP domain-containing histidine kinase has protein sequence MRNRFFFIILATLILAAISINLVHVYFFKSQRLKLIDRQIAESSTALLKSKEFNISVKKAALLEETISRVLKGARIGKAFVLRDSSGKIVYQSFNVGLLNTELPIQPEWVAVETEAEYIRVRNVPLPGKSLILQVGLVLDRNFLDWEILDNRVINYVTGIVISLFLASALITLVLLSPLRLLIGHLKEATSNLVNLKDVRPLPTRLLRYTHGFWAKSDEFSGLLGTVQKLIDRINMNYKITKSWTLQMAHELKTPLAIMRAETEAKKKENLLPEKYAQNVIDEIHQMSEIISQFLDWAELESSQLQKDLHALRMKAVMKSVAARLEKISPGRVQLQLNSDFSVFANPIHLDQLITNLVTNALKFSPSTEKVELILSNHALTVKDYGPGIPHEVRERIGEPFNVGSHEVKGLSGNGLGLAWISTVAKLYQWQLEIRGDPPGTKAIVQFPKEDA, from the coding sequence TTGAGGAATAGATTTTTCTTCATCATTCTTGCGACGCTTATCTTAGCGGCCATCAGCATTAATCTTGTTCATGTTTACTTTTTTAAGAGCCAGCGTCTCAAGCTGATCGATCGGCAGATTGCTGAAAGCTCTACTGCTCTTCTTAAATCAAAAGAGTTTAATATTTCAGTAAAGAAAGCAGCATTGTTGGAAGAGACTATTTCCAGAGTTCTTAAGGGCGCAAGAATTGGAAAGGCATTCGTCTTGAGAGATTCAAGCGGCAAAATTGTATACCAAAGCTTTAATGTTGGCCTGCTAAATACAGAGCTGCCCATTCAGCCAGAATGGGTCGCCGTGGAAACGGAAGCGGAATATATCAGGGTCAGAAATGTTCCGCTGCCGGGTAAAAGCCTTATCCTTCAGGTGGGTCTTGTTCTTGATCGAAATTTTTTAGATTGGGAAATCCTGGATAATAGGGTTATCAACTATGTCACTGGGATCGTCATCTCATTGTTCCTTGCCTCGGCCCTTATCACGCTTGTTCTTCTGTCGCCGCTAAGACTATTAATAGGTCATTTAAAAGAAGCAACTTCAAATTTAGTCAATTTAAAAGATGTCCGACCTCTGCCGACCCGATTGCTTCGCTACACTCACGGTTTCTGGGCAAAGTCCGACGAATTCTCAGGACTATTGGGGACCGTTCAGAAGCTAATTGATCGAATCAACATGAACTACAAAATAACAAAATCTTGGACTTTGCAGATGGCTCACGAACTCAAAACCCCGTTAGCCATCATGCGCGCAGAAACAGAGGCGAAGAAGAAGGAAAACCTTTTACCAGAAAAGTACGCACAAAATGTCATCGATGAAATTCATCAGATGTCGGAAATTATCAGCCAGTTTCTCGATTGGGCCGAACTGGAAAGCTCACAACTACAGAAGGACTTACACGCCCTTCGAATGAAGGCAGTGATGAAGTCCGTCGCTGCACGCCTAGAAAAAATTAGCCCCGGTCGCGTTCAGCTACAACTCAATTCCGATTTTTCTGTATTTGCAAATCCGATTCACCTTGATCAACTCATCACAAACCTTGTCACAAATGCACTTAAATTTTCTCCCTCGACTGAAAAAGTAGAACTCATTTTATCAAACCATGCTCTGACGGTTAAAGACTACGGTCCTGGTATCCCTCATGAAGTGAGAGAGCGAATTGGGGAGCCGTTCAATGTCGGTTCTCACGAGGTCAAAGGCCTTTCTGGAAACGGACTCGGGCTTGCGTGGATTTCTACTGTCGCGAAATTGTACCAATGGCAACTTGAGATTCGCGGTGACCCACCCGGTACGAAAGCAATCGTTCAATTTCCGAAGGAAGATGCTTAG
- a CDS encoding rod shape-determining protein — protein sequence MRNEFYIDLGTANTLIYGKGRGFVLNEPSVLAFTESFSRRRSVFALGRSAKKMIGKTPPSISIVRPLKEGAIADFESTAEMLTIYIQRIRDQLFWLKPRLIISLPCRVTKFEKQAVEETGYSLGARKVHLIDEPVAAAIGAGLQVLGKRAQMIVDIGGGTTEIAVIAMGGMVVSNAIRIGADKLDSEIIDHLRTRYHFSVGEQTAEFIKLEIANADLAQGQNYSCEVGGIDLQSGLPRRISLTSKMIQEPVDRYVKQIIGALRFTLSVCPPEVSGDIATSGIVLAGGGALLFGLNSKLTAALGIAVRIANDPLLSVAFGGAKALEDSKLFDIVERLQ from the coding sequence ATGAGAAATGAATTTTACATAGACCTTGGCACTGCGAACACGCTCATTTACGGAAAAGGGCGTGGTTTTGTACTCAATGAACCCTCTGTGTTGGCTTTCACAGAATCATTTTCCCGCCGTCGAAGTGTTTTCGCCCTTGGTAGATCTGCAAAGAAAATGATTGGAAAAACACCGCCTAGCATTTCAATCGTTCGCCCCTTAAAAGAAGGCGCAATCGCAGACTTCGAAAGCACAGCGGAGATGCTGACCATATATATCCAAAGGATTCGAGACCAACTTTTTTGGCTCAAGCCAAGATTAATTATTTCTCTCCCTTGTCGTGTCACAAAGTTCGAAAAGCAGGCCGTCGAGGAAACAGGGTATAGTCTTGGCGCAAGAAAGGTTCATTTGATAGACGAACCAGTCGCTGCTGCAATTGGAGCAGGATTGCAAGTCCTGGGTAAACGAGCCCAAATGATTGTCGATATTGGAGGAGGTACGACAGAAATTGCGGTTATTGCTATGGGTGGAATGGTGGTTTCAAATGCAATACGTATCGGCGCGGATAAATTGGATAGTGAAATCATTGATCATTTGCGGACTCGGTACCATTTCTCAGTTGGAGAGCAGACAGCCGAATTCATTAAGCTAGAGATTGCAAACGCGGATTTAGCCCAAGGGCAAAATTATTCCTGTGAGGTCGGAGGCATTGATCTACAGTCAGGGCTACCACGGAGAATCAGCCTGACTAGTAAAATGATTCAAGAACCAGTAGATAGATACGTGAAACAAATTATTGGGGCCTTACGCTTTACCCTCTCTGTCTGCCCGCCAGAAGTATCCGGCGATATTGCAACCAGCGGAATTGTTTTAGCGGGCGGGGGAGCCCTTCTGTTTGGTCTGAACTCAAAATTGACCGCCGCGCTTGGCATCGCAGTGAGAATTGCAAATGACCCATTACTTTCGGTGGCCTTCGGTGGCGCAAAAGCACTTGAAGACTCCAAGCTGTTTGACATTGTCGAACGCCTTCAATAA
- a CDS encoding transposase translates to MNPLTRRYKFEIFPSPVQKRHLGKIFGSVRFVYNEFLKINEELYADGIQKLSRTEMQEHLLIWKEAVDWLSDVPSQSLQVATHDLDVAYQNLFAGRGKRPRLKKKLAAQSFSLPQPKIKSVSGQTCVFIPKYKTWIPMKMHREFPDGAKFGAATISKTASGRCFLSIVTKFNTKEKILSTNDGIVGVDLNIKQIVLSDGEKIQVPKTLETLESRKRRLQKKMQRQRDMQKSEKREDRSNNYEKTRLRLAKLHERIRFQREDYLHKLALNIYRKNQVVAMETLNVKGMMKNRRLAKSIAFQSWGRLVEIMKVYAVQYDKHLHFISTWFPSSKMCHQCGFVNSELTLSDREWTCESCHIHHDRDVNAAINIQNEGGSYPVHQPVERKGSVVRPKGRTTTMASAKQESSRFEVAS, encoded by the coding sequence ATGAATCCACTCACGAGACGCTACAAATTCGAAATTTTTCCCTCACCGGTGCAGAAACGGCATCTAGGGAAGATATTTGGCTCGGTTCGTTTTGTGTACAACGAATTTCTAAAAATAAACGAGGAGCTGTACGCGGATGGGATACAGAAACTCTCTCGCACAGAGATGCAAGAACATCTCCTCATCTGGAAAGAAGCCGTTGACTGGCTGAGTGACGTGCCAAGTCAATCCTTGCAAGTTGCAACTCACGATCTCGATGTCGCCTATCAGAATCTGTTTGCAGGACGCGGTAAAAGGCCAAGACTCAAAAAGAAGTTGGCTGCGCAAAGTTTTTCACTCCCACAGCCAAAAATCAAATCAGTGTCGGGACAAACTTGCGTATTTATTCCAAAATACAAGACTTGGATACCGATGAAAATGCATAGAGAATTTCCAGACGGTGCAAAGTTCGGTGCCGCCACCATCTCTAAAACTGCAAGTGGACGATGCTTCCTAAGCATCGTCACAAAATTCAATACGAAGGAAAAAATTCTTTCAACCAATGATGGGATCGTTGGTGTGGATCTGAACATCAAGCAGATTGTTCTGAGTGATGGCGAAAAGATCCAGGTTCCAAAGACATTGGAAACGCTCGAGAGCAGAAAGCGCAGGCTTCAAAAGAAGATGCAGCGCCAACGAGATATGCAGAAATCAGAAAAGCGCGAAGATCGCTCCAATAATTACGAAAAAACAAGATTGCGGCTTGCAAAGTTGCACGAAAGAATAAGGTTCCAAAGGGAGGACTATCTTCACAAATTGGCTCTCAATATCTACCGCAAGAACCAAGTGGTGGCGATGGAGACACTCAATGTGAAGGGCATGATGAAAAACCGAAGACTGGCAAAGTCAATTGCGTTTCAGTCATGGGGAAGACTTGTTGAGATAATGAAGGTGTATGCTGTCCAATACGACAAACATTTGCATTTTATATCGACTTGGTTTCCAAGTTCTAAGATGTGCCATCAGTGCGGGTTCGTGAACAGCGAACTCACACTTTCCGATCGGGAATGGACATGTGAATCATGTCATATTCATCACGATAGGGACGTCAATGCTGCAATAAATATTCAAAACGAGGGTGGGTCCTACCCCGTTCATCAGCCTGTGGAGAGGAAAGGCTCTGTTGTACGGCCGAAAGGGCGCACAACAACCATGGCCTCGGCGAAGCAGGAATCATCAAGATTTGAGGTGGCATCGTGA
- a CDS encoding sodium:calcium antiporter yields the protein MGFVLFQFILSALAIVIAGSFLTKFADKISEATGWGRMFVGGLLLAGATSLPELMVDVQAVRLDLPDIAVGDLLGSSLFNLLILAVLDFAFPSAFRRTAFSPQFLHHSLAAVLTIVLTAIVGVGIASRLETSFFGVSVFSWAVAIVYLYGLRLIYREGSENSSQLLASVPFGCAQDGLTQELRGNHKYRPLMLAISGYVASALVILVAAPHLVGASDEIASYSGLGHTFIGTTLVALATSLPELVSTLAAFRMGVPDLALGNIFGSNAFNMILFVPLDFMYAKVLFGSVRSIHAVTALSVVVATGIAVMGQLYRKKERSRFSEPSSEAVVVVILLFLVLLYSLKSA from the coding sequence ATGGGTTTTGTTTTATTTCAGTTTATTTTATCTGCGCTCGCAATTGTCATTGCGGGCTCTTTTTTGACCAAGTTCGCCGATAAAATTTCAGAGGCGACTGGTTGGGGCAGAATGTTTGTGGGGGGACTGCTGCTTGCTGGTGCCACATCCTTGCCCGAGCTAATGGTTGATGTTCAAGCTGTTCGACTCGATCTTCCAGATATTGCCGTTGGAGATCTTCTTGGCAGTAGTCTTTTCAATTTACTTATTCTCGCAGTATTGGATTTTGCGTTTCCATCGGCGTTTAGGCGGACCGCATTTTCGCCTCAGTTTTTGCATCACTCTCTGGCGGCGGTGCTTACCATTGTTTTGACAGCGATCGTGGGCGTTGGGATCGCATCCAGACTTGAGACTTCCTTTTTTGGCGTGAGTGTATTTTCTTGGGCTGTAGCAATTGTGTACTTGTATGGTTTGAGACTTATATACCGTGAGGGGAGTGAAAATTCCAGTCAATTACTTGCTTCTGTGCCTTTCGGTTGTGCGCAAGATGGGCTCACGCAGGAATTACGAGGAAATCATAAGTATCGGCCCTTGATGCTTGCAATTTCAGGTTACGTCGCTTCTGCATTGGTTATCTTGGTGGCGGCCCCACACTTGGTGGGGGCTTCAGATGAAATCGCCAGCTATTCTGGCTTGGGGCACACATTTATCGGGACAACCCTCGTCGCGCTCGCCACTTCTCTTCCCGAGTTGGTATCCACTCTGGCGGCATTTCGCATGGGCGTACCAGATTTGGCCTTGGGAAACATTTTTGGTAGCAATGCGTTCAATATGATATTATTTGTGCCGCTGGATTTCATGTACGCCAAGGTGCTGTTTGGTTCTGTAAGAAGTATACATGCAGTGACAGCTTTGAGTGTGGTGGTTGCTACTGGTATTGCGGTTATGGGTCAGCTCTATAGGAAGAAGGAACGATCTCGTTTTTCTGAACCCAGTTCAGAGGCAGTCGTGGTGGTGATCTTGTTGTTTTTGGTTTTGTTGTATAGTCTGAAGTCAGCTTGA